The Thermomicrobiales bacterium region GTACGACCGACCCGGCATCTGTCGTGCCTCCAGATCGCGCAGCACCCGATCGCCGTCATACCTCACTGATCCGCATCGCACCCCGGGAGCGCTGTCGTCCCTGAGATCGACGACCGCATAGCGCGCCACCGGGAAGCTCCCCACACCGGCCGATCCCGGGTCGATGAATCGACTGCGTCCCTGAATATCGGCCGCTGGATGATCGTGCCCATAGAAGACGATGGCCGGTTCGGGGGGCGCGAAGAGCGCATCGAAGGCGGCTGGCGGCGCATTTCTCAGGATCGGGGCAAAGTCGCTTCCGTCCGTGAGCCGGGCATAGTGGCAGGCAACGAGATGCACGCCGCTGGTCTGAACTTGGTAGAGGTAGGGCCATTCGGCCATCGCCGCAATCTGCCTTTCGGTCAGGTGCGATCGCACCCATGCCTGATGCGCCCGCTCGACCGGGTCCATCCCCGCCATATGCGCATGCGCCGGACCCTGCACCGCATATTCGTCGTGATTCCCCATGAGCAGGATGGCGTTCTCCAGTCCCAACAGGCGCTCGACCACCTCACCCGGATGCGGTCCATACCCCACGGCATCGCCGGTGTGCACGACGATGTCACATTGCTCGGCCGCGAAGGCTCCGAGCACGGCCTCCAGCGCCGGGAAGTTGGCGTGGATGTCAGTAAAGATCCCAATCCGCACGGTGCGGTTCCCCTCTGAGTGCACAAACGGCGATGGTATCCGGGCTTCCTCCGCGCGCCCGATTGTGCCGAGCCGGTCGATCAGACGCATTGTCATCGATCGTCGATGACAGGAACTCGTGCGCAGCGCAGGAACCCGTGACAGTAGGACGAGGACGATCCGGAAGACCGGTTGGTCGACGCCGATTCCCGATGCCATCGCCAGCCGCTTTTCCGCCCACGCCACCAACGCGATGCGCACCCACATGCGCCCAATCTGGACCCGAATCGATCATGCACACCGCCGAGACGGCGACGC contains the following coding sequences:
- a CDS encoding metallophosphoesterase family protein; the protein is MTMRLIDRLGTIGRAEEARIPSPFVHSEGNRTVRIGIFTDIHANFPALEAVLGAFAAEQCDIVVHTGDAVGYGPHPGEVVERLLGLENAILLMGNHDEYAVQGPAHAHMAGMDPVERAHQAWVRSHLTERQIAAMAEWPYLYQVQTSGVHLVACHYARLTDGSDFAPILRNAPPAAFDALFAPPEPAIVFYGHDHPAADIQGRSRFIDPGSAGVGSFPVARYAVVDLRDDSAPGVRCGSVRYDGDRVLRDLEARQMPGRSYVIATLRDNA